A portion of the Thalassotalea sp. LPB0316 genome contains these proteins:
- a CDS encoding sugar transferase — MYPLFKRLLDIIISASALTLLSPVFLIVYIKVKRNLGSPVIFTQPRPGLNGKVFNMYKFRSMKNATDAQGNPLPDEQRMTPFSHKLRNSSADELPGLWNVLKGNMSLVGPRPLLVEYLPLYNERQAKRHDVKPGITGWAQVNGRNTLTWEEKFEYDVWYVENMSLWLDIKILFLTVKKVFIKEGISAQGEVTMPKFTGSQPQ; from the coding sequence ATGTATCCATTGTTTAAGCGCCTGCTTGATATCATCATTTCAGCTAGTGCATTAACCTTACTTTCTCCAGTTTTCCTCATTGTTTATATAAAAGTGAAGCGCAACCTAGGCAGCCCCGTAATTTTTACTCAACCTAGACCAGGGCTTAATGGAAAAGTCTTTAATATGTACAAGTTTCGCAGTATGAAAAATGCAACCGATGCACAGGGCAATCCATTACCTGATGAACAGCGTATGACCCCATTTAGCCATAAATTGCGCAATTCAAGCGCCGATGAATTACCTGGTCTGTGGAATGTACTTAAAGGTAATATGAGCTTAGTCGGCCCCCGTCCGTTATTAGTTGAGTACCTGCCACTTTACAACGAACGCCAAGCTAAGCGTCACGATGTCAAGCCAGGCATTACCGGTTGGGCGCAAGTCAATGGCCGCAACACCTTAACTTGGGAAGAAAAGTTCGAATACGACGTTTGGTATGTAGAAAATATGTCGTTATGGCTTGATATAAAAATACTGTTTTTAACCGTTAAAAAGGTCTTTATTAAAGAAGGGATCAGCGCTCAGGGCGAAGTGACCATGCCAAAATTTACCGGTTCACAACCTCAATAA
- a CDS encoding serine O-acetyltransferase, whose translation MHAVVRWYYLSRRLYLKGVPLLPVIIWKLIRIIFACDVKYTAKIGENVGFFHNGLGVVIHKNAEIGDGSVIYQNVTIGGNGKSGDENGAPIIGRNVFIGAGAVILGPIKVGDGAKIGANSVVLQDVPAGTTVVGIPAKVVKKHDE comes from the coding sequence ATGCATGCTGTAGTTCGTTGGTATTACCTTTCTCGTCGCCTTTATTTAAAGGGCGTTCCATTATTACCAGTCATTATTTGGAAACTTATCCGCATTATTTTTGCCTGTGATGTTAAATACACCGCCAAGATAGGTGAAAACGTTGGCTTTTTTCACAATGGTTTAGGCGTGGTAATTCACAAAAATGCAGAAATCGGTGACGGTAGTGTTATTTATCAAAATGTCACTATTGGCGGTAATGGTAAATCTGGTGATGAAAATGGCGCGCCCATCATTGGCAGAAATGTCTTTATCGGCGCAGGTGCAGTTATTCTTGGCCCTATAAAGGTTGGCGATGGTGCAAAAATAGGTGCTAACTCAGTGGTCTTACAGGATGTACCCGCAGGTACTACGGTGGTTGGTATACCAGCCAAAGTGGTAAAAAAGCATGACGAATAA
- a CDS encoding glycosyltransferase, with protein MTNNQPTKPKRVLHILVTLNLGGAESRVMDLFRNQDPALLIHDFAIMTPEKCYYSDEVAKANGVVHVVRNPRESLFGHIIDLYRVFTTQPQYNAVHAHTSFHAGLCLLLAKIAGIKARISHARNTSTSTPSIFVKAMLLLGRSLIRYSSTHRYAISNDAGNYLYGKTNFEVIPNAFNYQLIKHKSETTDSEKAALGIPQALNIVAVARFYPVKNHAFMLKVVDELKKVRSDVVLHLIGDGELKEEISRAANKLGLSQNVVFWGRRNDVYQLLPYFDVMLMPSITEGLGVAALEAQKAGVPCLVSDALPVEADINAGLFYKLSINEPPKLWAERCLSLIEVAVPSKEGLDTLFEQKGYSLKYSEEKFYKAYCYDG; from the coding sequence ATGACGAATAATCAACCAACAAAGCCAAAGCGCGTCCTTCATATCCTCGTTACGTTGAATTTGGGAGGAGCAGAGAGTCGCGTGATGGACTTGTTTCGAAATCAAGACCCCGCACTATTGATTCATGATTTTGCTATCATGACGCCTGAAAAATGTTACTACAGCGATGAAGTGGCAAAAGCGAATGGTGTAGTACATGTAGTTCGCAACCCAAGAGAGAGCTTGTTTGGCCATATAATAGATTTATATCGAGTTTTTACGACGCAGCCTCAGTACAATGCGGTGCATGCTCATACATCATTTCACGCGGGATTATGTTTGCTGTTGGCTAAAATAGCAGGGATAAAAGCGCGTATCAGCCATGCCCGAAATACCAGTACTAGCACGCCTTCTATATTTGTTAAAGCTATGCTTCTACTTGGGCGAAGTTTGATCAGATATAGCTCGACTCATCGATATGCGATATCCAATGATGCTGGCAATTATCTCTATGGCAAGACTAACTTTGAAGTTATTCCCAATGCATTCAATTATCAGTTGATAAAGCATAAATCTGAAACAACAGATAGCGAAAAAGCAGCGCTAGGCATTCCACAAGCCCTTAATATTGTTGCTGTAGCTCGTTTTTATCCTGTGAAAAATCACGCGTTTATGCTGAAAGTTGTTGATGAATTAAAAAAAGTAAGAAGTGATGTGGTTCTTCATTTGATCGGCGACGGGGAGTTAAAGGAAGAAATTAGTAGAGCAGCGAATAAGCTTGGTCTGTCTCAAAATGTTGTTTTTTGGGGGAGGCGTAATGATGTTTATCAATTACTTCCTTATTTTGATGTGATGTTGATGCCAAGTATTACCGAGGGATTAGGGGTTGCGGCTCTTGAAGCGCAAAAAGCAGGCGTTCCTTGTTTAGTCTCAGATGCTTTACCTGTGGAGGCAGACATTAATGCAGGGCTTTTTTATAAATTATCGATAAATGAACCGCCTAAACTATGGGCTGAACGCTGTTTGTCGCTAATAGAGGTAGCTGTGCCTTCAAAAGAAGGTCTTGACACATTATTTGAGCAAAAAGGTTACTCCTTAAAATATAGTGAAGAAAAATTTTACAAGGCATATTGTTACGATGGCTAA
- a CDS encoding glycosyltransferase, whose translation MAKAIRVLQVIPQLGPGGISSVVMNWLRESNEERVKFDFICFNDGPLRAELEKSGSQVFCIPTFRQSPKQHITQVQAIFKAKQGGYDVIHVHNSFKNFVMLGLAKRHGIPVRVCHSHTSGLESTWLAPVFSVIKQLTKKFSNQFVACGDKAGKFLFGDDDFLILNNAIKVEKFLPSKERQAEISSVLTKYHLPSDKQLIIHVGRFSEVKNHQFLLTLASHVNLNKNIHFVCVGDGPLKQALANDIIEMRQTERFSLLPANNDIASLLNAASAFIMPSLFEGISVALLEAQAAKLPCYISDTISLEADIGLALVEFLPLDTPDDWVEQLNHLQPSLLDNDTVKQAFNYRKYSIDTVVEQLLSMYEQGLKAK comes from the coding sequence ATGGCTAAAGCGATTCGAGTGCTCCAAGTGATTCCTCAGTTAGGTCCAGGTGGTATTTCATCAGTTGTAATGAATTGGCTGAGAGAGTCTAATGAAGAGAGAGTAAAGTTCGACTTTATTTGTTTTAATGATGGCCCACTAAGAGCAGAGCTCGAAAAGTCAGGTTCTCAGGTTTTTTGTATTCCAACCTTTAGACAATCACCTAAACAACATATCACTCAAGTACAGGCTATTTTTAAGGCTAAGCAAGGTGGTTATGATGTTATTCATGTGCATAATAGTTTTAAAAACTTTGTGATGCTCGGCTTAGCTAAGCGCCACGGTATACCCGTTAGAGTTTGTCATTCTCATACTTCTGGCCTTGAAAGTACTTGGTTAGCGCCAGTATTTAGTGTGATTAAGCAACTTACTAAAAAATTTAGCAATCAATTTGTTGCCTGTGGTGATAAGGCTGGCAAGTTCTTGTTTGGTGATGACGATTTTCTGATCCTTAATAACGCGATTAAAGTAGAAAAGTTTTTACCTTCAAAGGAGAGGCAAGCTGAGATATCTTCTGTTTTAACCAAGTATCATTTGCCTTCTGACAAGCAGTTGATTATTCACGTTGGCCGGTTTAGTGAGGTGAAAAATCATCAGTTTTTATTAACCTTGGCCAGTCATGTTAATTTAAATAAAAACATCCACTTTGTTTGTGTAGGCGATGGTCCTTTAAAGCAAGCACTTGCTAACGACATTATTGAAATGCGGCAAACAGAACGCTTTTCGTTATTACCAGCTAATAATGATATTGCGAGCTTATTAAACGCAGCTTCGGCATTTATCATGCCTTCATTATTTGAGGGCATATCTGTTGCATTACTCGAGGCTCAAGCGGCAAAGCTGCCTTGTTATATTTCAGATACAATTTCGCTAGAAGCGGATATTGGCCTAGCGTTAGTCGAGTTTTTACCTTTAGATACGCCTGACGACTGGGTGGAACAACTCAATCACCTGCAACCGTCTTTGCTAGACAACGATACAGTGAAACAAGCCTTTAATTATAGAAAGTACAGTATAGATACGGTAGTTGAGCAACTGCTGTCTATGTATGAGCAAGGATTGAAGGCAAAGTAA
- a CDS encoding O-antigen ligase family protein, producing the protein MTQLFYTQYYIPGVIATIVVVGFELSHLINNPVMYSTQTVRWMILFVFVALLLFDKRKYINFEQLRFVLLLGFITSTGYGLLKDIFHPAEFFHADAIARFAGGAGDPNNFGLLCLLLIFFYLPSVPKQPIKASQLVIVAGLLGAGALTVSRSFFLVSFFSLFLYFLLYFRAALGEIFFRALFGLSLAILAGIFVLLSGAMEHVNLDIMSRFDTDNLSDLTGARSDIAKEYFKMYLAQEPDFMLLGAGINGYLGYYNYYFGVDKIFEEVVGPHNTFLEMLVSVGIIGSFLFTYFVYAGFKAEKIRTQNFTFYRLSYLPIIVFLLYCLSLQNLGKYSSYFIVMMIIYNTYRKA; encoded by the coding sequence ATGACCCAACTATTTTACACTCAGTATTACATTCCTGGGGTGATTGCGACGATTGTTGTTGTTGGCTTTGAACTCTCCCATTTGATCAATAACCCTGTGATGTATTCAACACAAACTGTGCGTTGGATGATTCTGTTTGTTTTTGTCGCATTACTGTTATTTGATAAGCGTAAATATATTAACTTCGAGCAACTGCGCTTCGTGTTACTGTTGGGGTTTATTACCTCAACGGGCTATGGTTTGTTGAAAGATATTTTTCATCCCGCTGAATTTTTTCACGCTGATGCTATTGCGCGATTTGCAGGTGGTGCTGGCGATCCCAATAACTTCGGCTTATTGTGTTTGTTGTTAATTTTCTTTTATTTGCCCAGTGTCCCGAAACAGCCGATTAAAGCAAGCCAGTTGGTCATTGTCGCGGGTTTATTAGGGGCTGGCGCATTGACGGTTTCAAGAAGCTTTTTTTTGGTGTCGTTTTTTAGCTTGTTTCTCTATTTTTTATTGTATTTTAGAGCTGCATTAGGCGAAATCTTTTTTAGAGCACTATTCGGCTTATCGCTTGCGATTTTAGCAGGCATATTTGTTTTGCTCTCAGGAGCAATGGAGCATGTCAATTTAGATATAATGTCGCGCTTTGACACTGATAATTTGTCAGACCTAACAGGTGCGCGCAGTGATATTGCGAAAGAATATTTTAAAATGTATTTGGCACAAGAGCCTGATTTCATGTTACTTGGAGCCGGAATCAACGGTTATCTTGGTTATTACAATTATTATTTTGGTGTCGATAAAATATTTGAAGAAGTTGTCGGGCCTCACAATACCTTTTTAGAAATGTTGGTAAGCGTCGGTATAATCGGGAGTTTTTTGTTTACCTATTTTGTTTATGCTGGCTTTAAAGCCGAGAAAATTCGCACGCAAAATTTTACTTTTTACCGATTATCCTACTTACCTATTATTGTTTTTCTTTTGTATTGTTTAAGTCTTCAAAATTTAGGTAAATACAGTAGTTACTTTATCGTCATGATGATCATTTACAACACCTACCGGAAAGCGTGA
- a CDS encoding oligosaccharide flippase family protein — MEAQQQRKLGVLLGYFSIAIRNILGLLLIPFIIHHVGVEQYGVYSLVSSIILYLIILEMGLANTAIRFLSKYQATGDFTGQARFIGLMLIIYSVVTLVAMLVGGLLYQQLPAIFSHSMSVEEISLLQQTFLILMVNIAITLMSNTFTGVITAKEKFVFETGSQIVLFLLRCTVVVLVLYRGGDIVDIVIIDTLINLTQLIVRLFFVFGRLKIQVSFEGINKDLIKEVFGYTLFIGLNVIVNQINWRVDNFIIGVMVSSAAVAVYNIGNQLILSFIAFASAISNVFVPKIVKMVTLDESLSRVTDELIRIARMQMMVLGFVLSAFVVFGPLFIELFVGQDFKQAYYVALLPMLPFIFVLAQSSTNAVLQAMNKHKVRSLILLATALMNIVLSIILVDLYGLLGAALGTMITLLLGELIGVGIYLSRVIGLEMKRFYRQGFGFIIPTLLVVIGFGSFVESYFTRTWFGLISGVFSLLVVYLALVLLVAVNSTERRIIFSIFQRVK, encoded by the coding sequence ATGGAAGCCCAACAACAGCGAAAACTTGGCGTCTTACTTGGCTATTTCTCGATAGCTATCCGCAATATCCTAGGCCTACTGCTTATTCCCTTTATTATCCACCATGTTGGCGTCGAGCAATACGGTGTTTATAGCTTAGTTTCATCGATCATTTTATATCTGATTATCTTAGAGATGGGCTTAGCTAATACTGCGATTCGCTTTCTATCAAAATATCAGGCAACAGGAGACTTTACAGGTCAAGCGCGGTTTATCGGCTTGATGTTAATTATTTACTCTGTTGTAACCCTAGTCGCGATGCTAGTAGGTGGTTTGTTGTATCAGCAATTACCTGCGATATTTTCGCACTCGATGTCGGTTGAAGAGATTAGCCTGTTACAGCAAACTTTTTTAATTTTGATGGTTAATATCGCCATCACATTGATGAGTAATACGTTTACCGGAGTGATTACCGCTAAAGAAAAGTTTGTTTTCGAAACGGGTAGCCAGATTGTCTTATTTTTGCTTCGCTGCACCGTTGTTGTATTGGTACTTTATCGCGGCGGCGATATTGTTGATATCGTGATTATTGATACGCTGATTAATCTGACTCAGTTGATTGTGCGACTGTTTTTCGTTTTCGGTCGTTTAAAAATTCAGGTGTCGTTCGAAGGTATCAACAAAGATTTGATCAAAGAAGTTTTTGGCTACACCCTGTTTATTGGTCTCAATGTGATTGTTAATCAAATTAATTGGCGGGTAGATAACTTTATTATTGGCGTGATGGTCAGTAGTGCTGCAGTTGCGGTATACAATATTGGCAATCAGCTGATCCTGAGTTTTATTGCTTTTGCCAGCGCAATCTCAAATGTTTTTGTTCCTAAAATTGTCAAAATGGTGACCCTAGATGAGTCACTTAGCCGAGTGACTGATGAGCTGATACGCATTGCTCGTATGCAAATGATGGTACTAGGCTTTGTTTTGTCAGCTTTTGTTGTTTTTGGACCACTGTTTATCGAGTTGTTTGTTGGTCAAGACTTTAAGCAAGCTTATTATGTCGCTTTACTGCCAATGCTGCCGTTTATTTTTGTCCTTGCACAAAGTTCTACCAATGCCGTGTTACAGGCGATGAATAAACACAAAGTTCGCAGTTTGATTTTGCTTGCAACCGCATTAATGAACATTGTTTTATCAATTATTTTAGTTGACCTTTATGGTCTGCTAGGCGCAGCACTAGGTACCATGATTACTTTACTGCTTGGCGAGTTGATCGGCGTTGGTATTTATCTATCTCGGGTTATTGGTTTAGAAATGAAGCGTTTTTACCGCCAAGGTTTTGGTTTTATCATACCAACACTACTTGTGGTAATTGGCTTTGGCTCCTTTGTTGAGAGTTACTTTACCCGTACTTGGTTTGGCTTGATCTCTGGGGTGTTTAGCTTATTGGTGGTTTATTTGGCTTTGGTTTTATTAGTCGCAGTAAACTCAACTGAGCGCCGAATTATATTCTCTATTTTTCAGCGAGTTAAGTGA
- a CDS encoding glycosyltransferase family 4 protein: MKVVVIGAYPNSIVSFRGAMIKAMVDAGHQVLVMSAPASEQVIQAVESLGASFQSYQVERNGLNPFADLRTFWQLRKMLKSFKPDKVLAYTIKPVIWGGLACRLTKGVEFYGLITGLGYAFETGSLLRNTVNALVKQLYRISLRPAKQVIFQNNDNLALFVRLKLCTQSQARRVHGSGVSLRHYPQTPLPEETPTFLLIARLLGDKGIREYVYAAQQVKQLHPDCRFLLVGPEDSSPDKIDMSQIEQWHQRGTIEYLGETNNVVPFIQACHIYTLPSYHEGLPRTVLEAMSVGRPILTTDAVGCRDTVIDNKNGRLVKVKDANALAQAMLWFIANQAQWPAMAQASREFATELFDVDKVNRDILQIMALD; encoded by the coding sequence ATGAAAGTTGTTGTTATTGGCGCATATCCTAATTCTATTGTCAGCTTTCGCGGCGCTATGATCAAAGCCATGGTGGATGCAGGCCATCAAGTGTTAGTAATGTCGGCCCCAGCTTCTGAGCAAGTGATTCAAGCGGTTGAATCACTTGGCGCAAGCTTTCAAAGTTATCAGGTTGAGCGCAATGGCTTGAATCCCTTTGCCGACCTTAGAACTTTTTGGCAATTGCGAAAAATGCTCAAAAGCTTCAAGCCAGATAAAGTACTCGCCTACACGATTAAACCGGTCATTTGGGGTGGTTTGGCTTGTCGACTCACCAAAGGTGTTGAGTTTTACGGCTTAATTACCGGTCTTGGCTATGCGTTTGAAACCGGTTCATTATTGCGCAATACGGTTAATGCTTTGGTTAAGCAGCTTTATCGCATCAGCTTGCGGCCAGCTAAACAGGTTATTTTCCAAAATAATGACAACTTAGCGTTGTTTGTCAGGTTAAAGCTGTGCACGCAATCACAAGCTCGGCGAGTACATGGCTCAGGGGTGAGTTTACGTCACTACCCGCAGACGCCTTTACCTGAGGAAACGCCAACGTTTTTGTTAATTGCTCGGCTACTTGGCGATAAAGGCATACGTGAGTATGTTTATGCCGCCCAGCAAGTAAAACAATTACATCCTGATTGCCGGTTTTTATTAGTAGGCCCAGAGGATAGCTCTCCAGACAAAATCGACATGAGCCAAATAGAACAATGGCATCAGCGTGGAACGATTGAATATTTAGGGGAAACCAACAATGTCGTACCCTTTATTCAAGCGTGCCATATTTATACCTTGCCGTCTTATCACGAGGGACTGCCACGCACTGTATTAGAGGCGATGTCTGTTGGGCGGCCGATTTTAACTACTGATGCCGTAGGCTGTAGGGATACGGTTATCGATAATAAAAATGGTCGTTTGGTTAAGGTAAAAGACGCCAATGCTTTAGCTCAAGCGATGCTGTGGTTTATCGCAAATCAAGCGCAATGGCCTGCAATGGCTCAAGCGAGCCGAGAGTTTGCAACCGAGTTGTTTGATGTTGATAAGGTTAATCGGGATATTTTGCAGATCATGGCGCTCGATTAA
- a CDS encoding AzlC family ABC transporter permease: MKQKFHVMLKGAQQSTPLIVAAMPFGVIYGALGQSAGLSDWAIIAMSIFVFAGSSQFIAIGLLAAGASVPVIIVTTFFVNIRHMLYAANLLPFVREYSQKIRLPMAFLLTDETFAVSSDYLRKHPQAPFFSWYYFGSALFMYSNWIVCTLIGLYLSQTMPNMADWGLDVAMAVAFIGIVVPSIYNKPTLMCALVAAVLSVLTYHWPNKVGLLFSSVCAIGVALYLEKQTTKQQPQEQIS, translated from the coding sequence TTGAAACAAAAATTTCACGTGATGCTTAAAGGCGCACAGCAATCTACCCCGTTGATTGTTGCGGCGATGCCTTTTGGTGTTATCTACGGTGCCTTGGGGCAATCGGCTGGTTTGTCAGACTGGGCGATTATTGCTATGTCTATTTTTGTTTTTGCAGGCAGTTCCCAGTTTATTGCTATTGGTCTACTTGCTGCCGGCGCTAGTGTCCCTGTGATCATAGTGACAACGTTTTTTGTTAATATTCGTCATATGCTATACGCGGCTAATCTTTTGCCTTTTGTTAGGGAATATAGTCAGAAAATACGATTGCCAATGGCATTTTTACTGACCGATGAAACCTTTGCTGTCTCTTCAGATTACTTGAGAAAGCACCCTCAAGCGCCATTTTTTAGTTGGTATTACTTTGGCTCAGCACTCTTTATGTATAGCAATTGGATTGTCTGTACACTGATTGGTTTGTACTTGTCACAAACCATGCCGAATATGGCTGATTGGGGGTTAGATGTTGCGATGGCCGTCGCCTTTATCGGTATCGTTGTGCCGAGCATATACAACAAACCTACCTTGATGTGTGCTTTGGTTGCTGCGGTGTTGTCGGTATTAACTTATCACTGGCCAAATAAAGTTGGTTTATTGTTTTCGTCTGTATGTGCCATTGGCGTTGCTTTATATCTTGAAAAGCAAACCACTAAACAGCAACCACAGGAGCAAATATCGTGA
- a CDS encoding AzlD domain-containing protein, translating into MNEWLLIIGMMAVTFSSRYILFALANKIALPHGLQRALNYVPIAVLSAIIAPAVLMPKSAIFISYDNPYLIAAIVAIIVSWYKRNMLLTVVFGLLAFALAKYLIS; encoded by the coding sequence GTGAATGAATGGTTGTTGATTATTGGTATGATGGCGGTGACGTTTTCGAGTCGTTATATTTTATTTGCACTTGCGAATAAAATTGCTTTACCACATGGCTTACAGCGCGCCTTGAACTATGTACCTATTGCTGTACTGTCAGCAATCATTGCGCCGGCAGTTTTAATGCCTAAGTCGGCAATTTTTATTTCGTATGACAACCCCTATTTAATTGCCGCGATCGTTGCCATTATAGTGAGTTGGTACAAGCGCAATATGCTATTAACGGTCGTTTTTGGCCTATTGGCTTTTGCCTTAGCAAAATATCTTATAAGCTAA
- a CDS encoding YSC84-related protein, which yields MRLLVVAAVALLLQACQSTGDDLTPAQERAEIRLMRHNVLNELTKVSPQAKQEIERSAGYAVFSNAQINIILFAAGTGYGVVKNNLTGKETFMEMGEAGVGLGLGAKDFRAVFVFHTEKALNQFVEQGWAFGAEADAAAKSNEKGGQKSYGVTLGNITVYQLTENGLALQATVKGTKYWQSSRLN from the coding sequence ATGAGACTATTAGTCGTAGCAGCGGTTGCTTTGTTATTACAGGCTTGTCAGTCAACGGGTGATGATTTAACCCCTGCGCAAGAGCGCGCCGAGATTCGCCTAATGCGACATAACGTACTTAATGAGCTCACTAAAGTATCACCGCAAGCCAAGCAAGAAATAGAGCGCAGTGCTGGCTACGCTGTGTTTAGTAACGCGCAAATTAATATTATTTTATTTGCTGCTGGTACGGGTTACGGTGTCGTTAAAAATAACCTGACAGGCAAAGAAACCTTTATGGAAATGGGCGAAGCTGGAGTAGGTCTTGGGCTTGGTGCGAAAGATTTCAGAGCTGTGTTCGTGTTCCATACTGAAAAAGCCTTAAACCAATTTGTTGAGCAGGGTTGGGCGTTTGGTGCTGAAGCTGACGCGGCGGCCAAATCTAATGAAAAAGGCGGGCAAAAAAGTTACGGTGTTACCCTGGGCAATATTACCGTTTACCAACTCACTGAAAATGGTTTAGCACTGCAAGCCACGGTAAAAGGCACGAAGTATTGGCAATCATCTCGCCTTAATTAA
- a CDS encoding DUF3857 domain-containing transglutaminase family protein, with protein MKTVTFKTLLLLVFFYIPTFLVAADIPDVKFAKTESWISDTKPHDVPQSVNDASVNYLLFDNQVDIRTSIKKQFFRYSSQPISEQGLQHVSQIEVIFAPQYETLTFHTIDIVRNGKLINKIDKSKLKVFQQEEQLKENIYSENWVALFILEDVRVGDIINYSYTITGSNPVLGKKSFGYSPLNWGVPVALTQFRLVTNANELTEVNVHNSSKKIVEKRAGDFSEYSLIQRNVAAVTEDDYMPAWYTPYAYVTYSQYRGWEDVNDWAMELYDTSLTLPKELIRLIESSKTSNTLQTATLMTQWVQDNIRYFGIEMGVNSHLPSSPSETFNRRFGDCKDKAVLLIAVLKQLNIDAYPVLVSTTTSKNLPNETPSPGAFNHVIVTFEIDEKSYWVDATVSNQRGSLEQMSFPDYYWGLVVKDNTSRLTSIEPHDNNQLRSSINVTKKLILDDDSGRNQLIVETEYSGWQAELVRNYIDGVGINILTKDQLNYFSKYFPKIETAKPIVVKEHESLNKLTTTESYYILKLANQSSQNQNIFVYAHQILDNIWLPNTRNRSAPFILPYYLDINMDIQIIVPAAKNILWYEDVEITNNDNKWFTYERRIEKRENSIFVNYGYRSLLPEVSASEFHEYASLLEGIESSLTYPLLLRQNLSESDKTTRAKNLVKMLMKNQ; from the coding sequence GTGAAGACAGTTACTTTCAAAACCCTATTACTCCTTGTATTCTTTTATATTCCTACTTTTTTGGTTGCCGCTGATATACCAGACGTAAAATTCGCAAAAACAGAGAGCTGGATTAGTGACACTAAACCCCATGATGTACCACAATCAGTTAATGATGCGAGTGTTAATTATTTACTCTTCGATAACCAAGTAGATATCAGAACCTCAATTAAAAAGCAGTTTTTTAGATATTCTTCTCAACCAATAAGTGAGCAAGGTCTTCAGCATGTCTCGCAAATTGAAGTTATATTCGCCCCTCAATATGAAACGTTAACGTTTCACACTATCGATATTGTAAGAAATGGGAAGTTAATTAACAAAATAGATAAATCTAAGTTAAAGGTATTTCAACAAGAAGAACAATTAAAAGAAAATATTTATAGTGAAAATTGGGTAGCCTTATTTATTTTGGAAGACGTTCGAGTCGGTGACATTATTAACTATAGTTACACAATTACAGGATCAAATCCTGTTTTGGGTAAGAAGAGTTTTGGCTATAGTCCCTTAAACTGGGGGGTGCCCGTTGCATTAACCCAATTTAGATTGGTCACCAATGCCAATGAATTAACTGAGGTTAATGTCCATAATAGTAGTAAAAAAATAGTGGAGAAGAGAGCAGGCGATTTTAGCGAATACTCTTTAATTCAACGCAACGTTGCTGCGGTAACGGAAGATGATTATATGCCGGCTTGGTATACCCCCTATGCATATGTCACTTATTCACAATATCGAGGGTGGGAAGATGTTAATGATTGGGCAATGGAGTTGTATGATACATCGCTAACGCTACCTAAAGAGTTAATTCGCCTCATTGAAAGCAGTAAAACCTCAAACACCTTGCAGACAGCAACATTAATGACCCAATGGGTTCAAGATAACATTAGATACTTTGGCATAGAGATGGGAGTAAACTCCCATTTACCAAGCTCGCCATCAGAAACGTTTAACCGAAGGTTTGGTGATTGTAAGGATAAGGCCGTACTGCTTATTGCCGTTTTAAAGCAATTAAACATCGACGCTTACCCTGTACTTGTATCCACAACAACTTCCAAAAATTTGCCAAATGAGACCCCGTCGCCTGGAGCATTTAACCACGTCATAGTGACTTTTGAGATAGATGAAAAAAGCTACTGGGTTGATGCTACAGTTTCCAACCAAAGAGGAAGTTTAGAGCAGATGTCGTTTCCTGATTATTATTGGGGGCTTGTAGTTAAGGATAACACCAGTCGCTTAACCTCAATTGAGCCCCACGATAACAATCAACTTAGGAGTAGTATAAATGTTACGAAAAAATTAATACTCGATGATGACTCTGGTAGAAATCAACTTATTGTTGAAACTGAGTATTCAGGTTGGCAAGCAGAACTAGTGCGTAATTATATTGATGGTGTGGGAATTAACATTTTAACTAAAGATCAGCTCAACTATTTTTCAAAATATTTCCCAAAGATAGAAACAGCAAAGCCGATAGTAGTAAAAGAGCACGAAAGTCTTAATAAACTAACTACGACTGAGAGCTATTATATTTTGAAGTTGGCTAATCAGTCTTCGCAAAACCAAAACATCTTTGTATACGCTCATCAGATTTTAGATAACATTTGGTTGCCCAATACCCGTAACAGAAGTGCGCCATTTATATTACCGTACTATCTAGACATTAATATGGATATTCAAATTATAGTGCCAGCAGCTAAAAACATTCTCTGGTACGAGGATGTAGAAATAACAAATAATGATAATAAATGGTTTACGTACGAGCGTCGGATTGAGAAGCGAGAAAATAGTATTTTCGTTAACTATGGATACCGATCACTTTTGCCTGAAGTGTCTGCAAGTGAATTTCATGAGTATGCCAGTTTACTTGAAGGTATTGAAAGTTCGTTAACTTATCCACTATTACTCAGGCAAAATTTGTCTGAATCAGATAAGACGACTAGAGCTAAAAATTTAGTAAAAATGCTAATGAAAAATCAATAA